In the Calorimonas adulescens genome, one interval contains:
- a CDS encoding DNRLRE domain-containing protein: MPTSTFSSTQDAYISQYFPNQNFGGAPILYVGLFQGLTDRYRSLLSFDISSLPSGIDITSAILRMYISRNDIPIIPKSINVYRLTDSFTEDTVTYSNQPSTGATPDSTATITSEINTFIEWDITDLVREWYTGSVPNNGIMLTGIETARSLVGFWSREYLDSILRPTLIIQYSTLPEEGLIEYPEETVTTTDTWTGSTPIPLGSRNATFGIINIGSANSAQVVVQLSPDGTTWIDNILPFVSISTFAPGNHLIMNTDGHMEYARVAFKSVIAGMPATLAIYAATAP, from the coding sequence ATGCCTACCTCTACTTTTTCATCCACGCAGGATGCCTATATCTCACAGTATTTCCCCAATCAAAACTTCGGTGGAGCACCAATCCTGTATGTTGGTCTCTTTCAGGGGTTAACCGATAGATATAGAAGTCTCTTGAGTTTTGACATTTCGTCTCTCCCTTCTGGAATAGACATCACATCAGCAATACTGAGGATGTATATCTCAAGAAACGATATACCGATTATACCCAAGTCAATAAACGTATACAGACTAACTGACAGCTTCACGGAAGACACAGTCACCTATAGTAACCAGCCTTCCACAGGAGCTACTCCGGATAGCACTGCTACTATAACCTCAGAGATAAATACCTTTATAGAATGGGATATTACAGACCTGGTAAGAGAATGGTATACAGGTAGTGTCCCCAACAACGGCATAATGCTTACAGGCATTGAAACAGCCAGGTCCCTTGTAGGCTTCTGGAGCAGAGAGTATTTGGACAGCATATTGCGTCCAACCTTGATCATACAGTACAGCACACTACCCGAAGAGGGCCTCATAGAATATCCCGAAGAGACAGTGACAACCACGGATACCTGGACAGGTTCCACACCTATACCCCTTGGGAGCAGAAATGCAACCTTCGGCATAATAAATATAGGCAGTGCAAACAGCGCCCAGGTGGTGGTACAGCTAAGTCCTGATGGAACAACCTGGATAGATAATATACTTCCATTCGTATCTATATCCACATTTGCACCCGGCAACCATTTGATAATGAATACCGACGGGCACATGGAATACGCCAGGGTAGCCTTCAAGTCCGTTATAGCCGGCATGCCGGCCACGCTGGCCATATATGCAGCTACAGCACCATAG
- a CDS encoding Chromate resistance protein ChrB has translation MRWLLFIYKVPAEPSTARVNIWKKIKELGAVSLQQSVYILPDDQSVRPGLEALKKQIAGYAGDAKILTTDTLDVEQEKEIIESFIKGIEKEYDEIIEECGAFFREIEKETERDNLSYAEFEENEKRLSHLKEWYEGVKKRDYFGSDKGRKVDVLIKQCEEALYDFERSVISREESGGDGTYKMDRFTSGQAVDILNDVIEKIEKGKDMGFFVTTVKDGYRYIYLSIKEG, from the coding sequence ATGAGGTGGCTTTTATTCATCTATAAGGTACCTGCAGAACCCTCTACAGCAAGGGTAAATATATGGAAAAAGATAAAGGAGCTGGGAGCTGTTTCGTTGCAGCAGTCCGTTTATATCCTGCCGGACGACCAGTCGGTGAGGCCAGGCCTTGAAGCTTTAAAAAAGCAGATTGCTGGCTATGCTGGCGATGCTAAGATACTGACCACAGACACATTGGATGTGGAACAAGAAAAGGAGATAATAGAAAGCTTTATCAAAGGCATTGAGAAGGAGTATGACGAGATTATAGAAGAGTGTGGTGCTTTTTTTAGGGAGATTGAAAAGGAGACTGAGAGGGACAACCTCTCTTACGCAGAGTTTGAGGAGAATGAAAAGAGGCTCTCCCACCTGAAGGAATGGTATGAGGGGGTGAAGAAGAGAGACTATTTCGGCAGCGATAAGGGACGCAAGGTGGATGTTTTAATCAAGCAGTGTGAGGAGGCGTTGTATGATTTTGAGAGAAGCGTCATTTCCAGAGAAGAGAGTGGTGGAGACGGTACATATAAGATGGACAGGTTTACATCCGGCCAGGCCGTGGACATTTTAAATGATGTAATCGAAAAAATAGAAAAAGGAAAGGATATGGGATTTTTTGTAACCACAGTAAAGGACGGGTATAGATATATATATTTAAGCATTAAGGAGGGGTAA
- a CDS encoding MFS transporter, producing the protein MLNVIIMGLTSLFTDISTEMVYPLIPLYLTQRLGAGAATVGFIEGVAESLASLLKVFSGYISDKVGKRKPLAILGYASSTIGKILLYFSSSWGWVFAGRTVDRFGKGVRNAPRDALIAESTDKENLGKAYGLHRAMDSAGAVIGVVLAYYFLTSYKGDYTAVFMYSLIPAALGVIVLFFAKETRGLKPLAKNISFSWSKLDRRLKMFLIVIFIFSLGNSSNQFLLLRAKNVGFTDATVILLYLAYNVIYMVLSYPLGRLSDRIGRKRLLVAGYLFYGLVYLGFAFFTSKAAVWTLFAVYGIYIALTEGVEKALVAEIAPENLKGTLIGLHDTFVGIGLMPASFIAGLLWDAISPAATFYFGGFMGILASLGLYLVL; encoded by the coding sequence ATGTTAAATGTTATCATAATGGGGCTTACCAGCCTTTTTACAGACATCTCCACAGAGATGGTATATCCGCTCATCCCTCTTTACCTCACTCAGAGGTTAGGGGCTGGTGCGGCAACAGTTGGCTTTATAGAGGGCGTGGCGGAAAGCCTGGCCAGCTTGTTAAAGGTTTTTTCTGGATACATATCCGATAAGGTGGGTAAGAGAAAGCCGCTGGCCATACTGGGCTATGCATCATCAACTATTGGAAAGATTCTGCTATATTTTTCTTCAAGCTGGGGTTGGGTGTTTGCAGGGAGGACTGTAGACCGTTTCGGAAAGGGTGTAAGGAATGCCCCAAGGGACGCTCTCATAGCAGAGTCTACAGATAAAGAAAATCTGGGTAAGGCATACGGCCTCCACAGGGCCATGGACTCTGCAGGGGCAGTGATTGGTGTAGTTTTAGCCTATTACTTCCTGACATCATATAAGGGAGACTATACTGCAGTCTTTATGTATTCCCTCATACCGGCAGCCCTTGGAGTGATAGTGCTGTTTTTTGCTAAAGAGACCAGAGGCTTAAAACCGTTGGCAAAGAACATATCATTTTCATGGAGCAAATTAGATAGAAGGCTTAAGATGTTTTTAATTGTCATATTCATATTCTCTCTAGGCAATTCATCCAACCAGTTTCTGCTGTTAAGGGCTAAAAACGTTGGTTTTACCGATGCAACAGTCATCCTTCTGTACCTTGCCTACAATGTGATCTATATGGTATTGTCATATCCATTAGGACGCCTCTCTGACAGGATAGGCAGGAAGAGACTTCTGGTGGCAGGCTACCTATTCTATGGTCTTGTATATCTGGGTTTTGCATTCTTTACAAGCAAGGCCGCAGTCTGGACACTTTTTGCTGTGTATGGTATTTATATAGCCCTCACAGAAGGTGTAGAAAAGGCACTGGTTGCGGAAATAGCTCCTGAAAACCTTAAGGGAACCCTCATAGGACTGCACGACACCTTTGTAGGCATTGGCCTTATGCCTGCCTCCTTTATAGCTGGCCTTCTCTGGGATGCCATAAGTCCTGCAGCCACCTTCTATTTCGGAGGTTTTATGGGCATACTGGCCTCCTTAGGGTTATATTTAGTGCTATGA